In Myotis daubentonii chromosome 10, mMyoDau2.1, whole genome shotgun sequence, one genomic interval encodes:
- the NOBOX gene encoding homeobox protein NOBOX translates to MASPSGRLRGAGSGSPAPVRAPHTCLPREASLGRACAARRPHRGVQAMEPTKEPRREPRGQEGGGKPLAAGSEKEGPPRSPAPATQEVPRGEPPPSCAVLGEKTPPKAPDARGACQPPGSVHKDRTLVPPRPQPQGDGCSVPRREAKAGKRSFAPGSGKQKKSVATGPVSMSPPRVTNSARDTNNPVPCGSGRGPCHLANLLSTLAQNSQNTDQKKPLEVTCQVRKKTRTLYRSDQLEELERIFQADHYPDGDKRREIAQTVGVTPQRIMVKGLGRDGWRRIHAGPLDSRQCLSLQVWFQNRRAKWRKVEKLNGKKDKDSPAGPAPASGQDSSAAELPPAVPMDPEPGAFPQEPPLDTLPEPPMLLTSDQTLAPTQQSEGAQRVAVTPPLFSPPPVQRANLPFPLGSAHTPQLMPLLMDTLGSDSSHRDGSCGSWGTSVTPPPTCSYLEELEPQDYQLSNQPGLFQVSQAPQTQLFQQPQPQFSYLHPFPFSTPSSLTPPLPEDTFFPPPSGPNGGTSQGYFPAPPAGQGLLQPPAGSMGTVPWNDPCWPELPFPGPFCPQALGHPSGGDSYFSDLFPAPYAHPVSRQPSPGPSRLPDGARPGAGPLPSKASSEQPTATVEQHLAPEEAREEDRNSHGP, encoded by the exons ATGGCCTCCCCCAGCGGCCGGCTGAGGGGCGCAGGCTCGGGCTCCCCGGCGCCCGTGCGCGCTCCGCACACCTGTCTGCCCCGCGAGGCTTCATTAGGCCGCGCCTGTGCAGCCCGCCGGCCCCACCGCGGCGTCCAGGCCATGGAACCCACCAAGGAGCCCCGCCGGGAACCGCGGG GCCAGGAAGGTGGAGGCAAGCCCCTGGCAGCGGGGTCGGAGAAGGAGGGACCGCCACGGAGTCCAGCCCCCGCCACTCAGGAGGTCCCACGTGGGGAGCCGCCCCCCTCCTGCGCTGTCCTGGGAGAGAAGACGCCACCCAAGGCCCCCGACGCCAGGGGAGCATGCCAGCCACCGGGCTCTGTCCACAAAGACAGAACCCtggtcccgccccgcccccagccgcagGGAGACGGGTGTTCCGTCCCCAGGAGAGAGGCCAAGGCAGGGAAGAGGTCCTTCGCTCCGGGCTCCGGGAAGCAGAAAAAGTCTGTCGCCACGGGTCCAGTCTCCATGTCACCTCCCCGCGTCACTAACTCAGCCCGTGACACCAACAACCCAGTGCCCTGTGGGTCAGGCCGGGGGCCCTGCCACCTGGCCAACCTCCTCAGCACATTGGCCCAGAACAGCCAAAACACAGACCAAAAGAAGCCCCTAGAAGTGACCTGCCAAGTGCGGAAAAAGACTCGAACCCTGTACCGCTCAG ACCAGCTGGAGGAGCTGGAAAGGATATTCCAAGCAGACCACTACCCTGACGGTGACAAGCGCCGGGAGATTGCCCAGACAGTGGGGGTCACCCCCCAGCGCATCATGGtaaaggggctgggcagggacggGTGGAGGAGAATCCACGCTGGGCCTCTGGACAGCAGGCAG TGTCTCTCCCTGCAGGTGTGGTTCCAGAATCGCCGGGCAAAGTGGCGAAAAGTGGAGAAACTGAATGGGAAGAAGGACAAGGACAGTCCTGCAGGTCCAGCCCCTGCCAGCGGCCAGGACAG CTCTGCTGCTGAGCTGCCACCTGCTGTGCCCATGGACCCGGAGCCTGGTGCCTTCCCTCAGGAGCCCCCTCTAGACACACTGCCAG AGCCCCCCATGCTTCTGACATCTGACCAGACTCTGGCCCCAACCCAACAGAGCGAGGGTGCTCAGAGGGTGGCAGTGACCCCACCACTCTTCAGCCCCCCGCCTGTCCAAAGGGCcaaccttcccttccccctcgGCTCTGCCCACACCCCCCAACTGATGCCTCTGCTGATGGACACACTTGGCAGTGACAGCAGCCACAGAGATGGCTCCTGTGGGTCCTGGGGGACAAG TGTCACCCCGCCCCCTACCTGCTCATACCTGGAAGAGCTGGAACCCCAGGATTACCAGCTGAGCAACCAGCCGGGACTGTTCCAGGTCTCCCAGGCTCCGCAGACCCAGCTTTTCCAACAGCCTCAGCCCCAGTTTTCCTATCTgcaccccttccccttctccacgCCCAGCTCACTGACGCCCCCGCTGCCAGAAGACACTTTCTTCCCACCGCCTTCCGGCCCCAATGGGGGGACCTCACAGGGCTACTTCCCAGCGCCCccggcagggcagggcctgctgcAGCCGCCTGCTGGGAGCATGG GCACAGTGCCCTGGAATGACCCTTGCTGGCCAGAACTGCCCTTCCCTGGTCCCTTCTGTCCCCAAGCTCTGGGGCACCCCTCAGGAGGGGACAGCTACTTTTCCGATCTGTTTCCGGCTCCCTATGCTCACCCTGTGAGCAGACAGCCTTCTCCAGGGCCCAGCCGGCTGCCTGACGGGGCCAGGCCAGGAGCTGGACCCTTACCCAGCAAGGCCTCCAGTGAGCAGCCCACGGCCACTGTGGAGCAGCATTTGGCACCCGAGGAGGCCCGAGAGGAGGACAGAAACAGCCACGGCCCCTAG